One Setaria viridis chromosome 5, Setaria_viridis_v4.0, whole genome shotgun sequence genomic region harbors:
- the LOC117858436 gene encoding lipid phosphate phosphatase delta isoform X3, with the protein MPAILRFQRLQHKLLDNFFSVLSCIVSVPFYTGFLPLLFWSTHNKLARQMTLLMALCDYLGNSVKDMISAPRPCSPPVRRVTATEDENAMEYGLPSSHALNIVCLMGYLLHYVLTYGDAGNVMIAAGLSLAFLFVMLIGIA; encoded by the exons ATGCCGGCAATCCTCAGGTTCCAG AGGTTGCAGCACAAGTTGCTGGACAATTTCTTCTCTGTGCTGTCATGCATTGTCTCTGTTCCCTTCTACACGGgattcctccctctcctcttctgG AGTACACACAACAAGCTGGCTAGGCAGATGACCCTCCTCATGGCTTTATGTGATTACCTCGGGAACTCTGTCAAG GATATGATATCAGCTCCTCGTCCATGCTCTCCTCCTGTTAGAAGAGTAACAGCCACTGAAGATGAGAATGCCATGGAATATGGGCTTCCATCATCGCATGCTCTCAATATTGTTTGTTTGATGGG ATATCTATTACATTATGTCCTCACATATGGAGATGCTGGCAATGTTATGATTGCTGCTGGTTTATCTCTAGCTTTCTTGTTTGTTATGCTAATTGGCATTG CTTGA
- the LOC117858436 gene encoding lipid phosphate phosphatase delta isoform X1: MPAILRFQRLQHKLLDNFFSVLSCIVSVPFYTGFLPLLFWSTHNKLARQMTLLMALCDYLGNSVKDMISAPRPCSPPVRRVTATEDENAMEYGLPSSHALNIVCLMGYLLHYVLTYGDAGNVMIAAGLSLAFLFVMLIGIGELEFIRQPFLLTSQRY, from the exons ATGCCGGCAATCCTCAGGTTCCAG AGGTTGCAGCACAAGTTGCTGGACAATTTCTTCTCTGTGCTGTCATGCATTGTCTCTGTTCCCTTCTACACGGgattcctccctctcctcttctgG AGTACACACAACAAGCTGGCTAGGCAGATGACCCTCCTCATGGCTTTATGTGATTACCTCGGGAACTCTGTCAAG GATATGATATCAGCTCCTCGTCCATGCTCTCCTCCTGTTAGAAGAGTAACAGCCACTGAAGATGAGAATGCCATGGAATATGGGCTTCCATCATCGCATGCTCTCAATATTGTTTGTTTGATGGG ATATCTATTACATTATGTCCTCACATATGGAGATGCTGGCAATGTTATGATTGCTGCTGGTTTATCTCTAGCTTTCTTGTTTGTTATGCTAATTGGCATTGGTGAGTTGGAGTTCATAAGGCAACCGTTTCTCTTGACTTCCCAAAGATATTGA
- the LOC117858436 gene encoding lipid phosphate phosphatase delta isoform X2, protein MPAILRFQRLQHKLLDNFFSVLSCIVSVPFYTGFLPLLFWSTHNKLARQMTLLMALCDYLGNSVKDMISAPRPCSPPVRRVTATEDENAMEYGLPSSHALNIVCLMGYLLHYVLTYGDAGNVMIAAGLSLAFLFVMLIGIARIYLVCTA, encoded by the exons ATGCCGGCAATCCTCAGGTTCCAG AGGTTGCAGCACAAGTTGCTGGACAATTTCTTCTCTGTGCTGTCATGCATTGTCTCTGTTCCCTTCTACACGGgattcctccctctcctcttctgG AGTACACACAACAAGCTGGCTAGGCAGATGACCCTCCTCATGGCTTTATGTGATTACCTCGGGAACTCTGTCAAG GATATGATATCAGCTCCTCGTCCATGCTCTCCTCCTGTTAGAAGAGTAACAGCCACTGAAGATGAGAATGCCATGGAATATGGGCTTCCATCATCGCATGCTCTCAATATTGTTTGTTTGATGGG ATATCTATTACATTATGTCCTCACATATGGAGATGCTGGCAATGTTATGATTGCTGCTGGTTTATCTCTAGCTTTCTTGTTTGTTATGCTAATTGGCATTG CAAGGATATATTTGGTTTGCACAGCTTGA